A section of the Acropora muricata isolate sample 2 chromosome 4, ASM3666990v1, whole genome shotgun sequence genome encodes:
- the LOC136913230 gene encoding golgin subfamily A member 6-like protein 2: MAAGKLIATLTTLPSVKQGSNNICATPVAKDRRAEGSNYKACVEQRITLEFVKDFEYIEAEEVDPAKIASSHVVTLPDASTTTKARGLKPERYSYNSKSTGDLKLPYQSINRLKIVNPSLEPPRSNVTTQLNRSESAKMAMPSVAHSLRQRSLTESCLLASPEATKNTVVGKSFRENLSLIYRQNKEMKKLEYDNVASRQALKNARDLITDLKAKIEKRNKYIKQRNLKEGDLARDVEALRRERDEKLQEYKSIMKNMNQALAAKDDAMKEIEDERKRMESVYQDDLRENTELMRKIETREKQITQLREKTEKAVKWKTNARS, translated from the coding sequence ATGGCGGCCGGGAAATTGATTGCAACTCTTACAACTTTGCCTTCAGTTAAACAAGGCAGCAATAACATTTGCGCTACTCCAGTGGCAAAGGACAGGAGAGCAGAAGGTTCTAATTATAAGGCCTGTGTTGAACAAAGAATCACTTTGGAATTTGTCAAGGATTTTGAGTATATTGAAGCGGAGGAAGTGGATCCAGCGAAAATTGCTAGCAGCCATGTGGTTACGCTTCCTGATGCATCCACAACAACAAAGGCCAGGGGGCTAAAACCGGAACGATACAGTTATAATTCAAAGAGCACAGGAGATTTGAAGTTACCTTATCAAAGCATCAATCGATTAAAAATCGTGAATCCGTCGTTGGAACCACCAAGAAGCAATGTTACGACTCAGCTTAATAGGAGCGAGTCGGCCAAAATGGCGATGCCATCAGTCGCTCATTCCCTTCGGCAACGATCTTTAACCGAATCTTGTTTGCTAGCTTCACCTGAAGCAACCAAAAACACAGTCGTGGGAAAATCGTTTCGCGAAAACTTGAGCTTAATATATCgtcaaaataaagaaatgaaaaagcttGAATATGATAATGTGGCATCTCGACAGGCTTTAAAGAATGCGCGGGACTTGATCACCGATTTAAAGGCCAAAATTGAAAAGCGAAATAAGTatataaagcaaagaaatttaaaggaaGGAGATCTTGCGCGCGACGTTGAAGCGTTGAGGCGAGAGAGAGATGAAAAGTTACAGGAGTATAAGTCAATTATGAAAAATATGAACCAAGCTCTGGCGGCGAAAGACGATGCTATGAAGGAAATTGAGGACGAAAGAAAACGCATGGAAAGTGTTTACCAAGATGACTTAAGAGAAAATACTGAGCTGATGAGGAAAATAGAGACGAGAGAAAAACAGATAACGCAGTTGAGGGAAAAAACTGAGAAGGCGGTGAAGTGGAAAACAAATGCTCGTAGCTGA
- the LOC136913231 gene encoding uncharacterized protein, translating to MKKTILRQQERTIQENRQELLLLEKNKVDIMNEVARANHEIDELKTRLARKDNLLKHSQDLQDTLLLQAEKLRFEKEQLNQRCDNVINEMQERLRVKENAIGQVREEIDKYSKLQKEVKQRNDVLKGRVEKREKIVTGLKTKLTMLTTWNVRSASVSQLA from the coding sequence ATGAAGAAAACAATACTTCGTCAACAGGAACGAACCATTCAAGAAAACCGACAAGAATTGCTTCTACTCGAAAAGAATAAGGTCGATATCATGAACGAAGTCGCCAGGGCAAATCACGAGATCGACGAGCTTAAGACAAGGCTTGCGAGGAAGGACAACTTGTTAAAACATTCTCAAGATCTTCAGGATACACTTTTACTTCAGGCAGAGAAACTGCGATTCGAAAAAGAGCAGTTAAATCAGAGATGCGACAACGTTATAAACGAGATGCAGGAAAGATTGAGAGTGAAAGAAAATGCTATTGGGCAAGTGCGCGAGGAAATCGATAAATATTCGAAACTTCAAAAGGAGGTGAAACAAAGGAATGACGTACTGAAAGGAAGGGTGGAAAAACGGGAAAAGATTGTGACTGGATTGAAAACTAAGTTAACAATGTTGACTACATGGAATGTTCGATCGGCAAGCGTGTCACAGCTAGCATGA